The DNA sequence GGTAAAACGGTCACATTTTACTGTGAGGGAGGCAGCGTGATGGGTCGCTTTGTAAACGTGATTATCCCTGGACCGATGAAGATTCTCACTCTGTGTGAAGTGGAAGTGTATGCTTCTTTGGCAGGTATGTTGCTTCCCCTTTTTGTccataatataaaaaaaagacctgattatttaaagattcaatatgtagattcctctcaatcaatacaacaataacaaacaatgaCTTCGAGGCTAGTTGGGGATCATTGGAGTTCTCTCTCGTTAccttctgattgtgaaagcaaTTAACTGAGACTAAGCTAGCACAGCagtgaataaacacacacataggtgaaCATGGCGGTTCAGCatattattttttgtatatgGCATATAGCCAATTAATtgttttggggtggccaatcaaaTTTCTAGGGGGGGCCCATGCCATCTctttggacacgcccctggcaAAGAGACAAGATGTGTTTTATCCAAAAGGGTCGGCCAGATACACAAATTAAAGGTTATTTTCAATGGCTCCAGGGTTCGTTACATCAGACAAAATGTTAGTGTAAAAGCATTTCAGGGACATTTTGGATCCAATCCCGAATTTTGGTTGTCAGTTGTCAGCATTTCATCATTGACTAAAACTTCCAGAGGAAATTAATCATCAAAACaagcttgttttaaaatgtatttcaagtaTGTATTTGGCCAGCAGAcaccgctcctcctcctcctgcgacTGAGAGCATGCTGTTGAACGGCAGGAATGTGACGGTGGTGGGTGAGCGGCTTTGCTGGTCCGATGCTCTCCTCTACTGCAGACGTCATCACTGGGACCTGCTGAGCATTCTGAGCCGAGAGGAGCAGAGCGAGGTGGAGCAGCTTCTGAGCCGAGGTTCTTTCCTGCTCACAGATCATGTCTGGCTGGGGTTGCGCAGGTACGGCAGTCCATGATGACAGTTTAGGGGAAACAGTTGGTGCTCTTGTTCCGGGCGGCTGTATAAAATGTGGCCCTTGGATTTTCATCTTCAaaatttgtgtgtttaaatctcataatttaaaatgtttttaaagtattaCCATCTGCATAggtcccttttttaaatatttgttcatttataGTACTCTGATATAatgtaaaggtcacatattgtgacttcatgacatcacaaagggcagtaacccctcccccaggtgggtgacacacccacagctaggtgtttgttctgccctctgagtccgccttctcaccgtaaacaactGGGCATGGAGCAGGAGAGGCCAAGACAATCGAGCCCttacagagagggggcgtggtcaaacactgttttatttatttctttcaaaatagggacagtgcacattaatgaacattaaCATGTAAATACTGTATACCAGATTGTAGCCATGGACTTAATTCCACctgtagtcccttggcaggttggtggtacTGGTGGTAGGCTTTGTGAtttgtttcaaaacaaacctGGATAAAgtgctcatttgcatttaaagctacagacactgaaacaaccTGTTCTGAGAAACTTCACAGGCATGTTTTTTgagacctctgagacttatttaaactggtcggaaaaggaggagaatatgtgacctttaagtttgcAACAACACAGTCTATTATTCTAAGTGAGGAAACGTTTGGTGGTTAAAAGAGATAGGAATCAGCCACACTCAAAAACCAACTCACAGAATTCAACTATACACTCCACAATTCTCATCAACATTTTGATGCTGGTGAGTCGATGCCACAGCAGAACCAGGCAGGTAAATGGAGGACAtcaattttaatataatttacagtgggtacggaaagtattcagacccctttacatttttcactctttgtttcattgcagccatttgctaaaatcaaaaaagttcattttattctcattaatgtacactcagcaccccatcttgacagaaaaaaaacagaaatgtagaaatttttgcaaatttattaaaaaagaaaaactgaaatatcacatggtcataagtattcagaccctttgctcagtattgagtagaagcatccttttgagctagtacagccatgagtcttcttgggaatgatgcaacaagtttttcacacctggatttggggatcatctgccattcttccttgcagatcctctccagttctgtcaggttggatgatgaacgttggtggacagccattttcaggtctctccagagatgctcaattgggtttaggtcagggctctggctgggccagtcaagaatggtcacagagttgttccgaagccactcctttgttattttagctgtgtgcttagggtcattgtcttgttggaaggtaaaccttcggcccagtctgaggtcctgagcactctggaagaggttttcttccaggatatctctgtacttggccgcattcatctttccttcaattgcaaccagtcgtcctgtccctgcagctgaaaaacacccccatagcatgatgctgccaccaccatgtttcactgttgggattgtattgggcaggtgatgagcagtgcctggttttctccacacataccgcttagaattaaagccaaaaagttcaatcttggtctcatcagaccagagaatcttctttctcatagtctgggagtccttcatgtgttttttggcaaactctatgcaggctttcatatgtcttgcactgaggagaggcttccgtcgggccactctgccataaagccccgactggtggagggctgcagtgattgttgactttgtggaactttctcccatctccctactgcatctctggagctcagccacagtgatctttgggtttttctttacctctctcaccaaggctcttctcccacgattgctcagtttggctggacggccaggtctaggaagagttctggtcgtcccaaacttcttccatttaaggattatggaggccactgtgctcttaggaaccttcaGTGTTGCAGAAAttattttgtaaccttggccagatctgtgccttgccacaattctgtctctgagctccttgggcagttccttcgacctcatgattctcatttgctctgacatgcactgtgagctgtaaggtcttatatagacaggtgtgtgcctttcctaatcaagtccaatcagtttaattaaacacagctggactccaatgaaggagcagaaccatctcaaggaggatcagaagaaatggacagcatgtgagttaaatatgagtgtcacagcaaaggatctgaatacttatgaccatgtgatatttcagtttttcttttttaataaatttgctaaaatttctacatttctgttttttttctgtcaagatggggtgctgagtgtacattaatgagaaataaaatgaacttttttgattttagcaaatggctgcaatgaaacaaagagtgaaaaatgtaaaggggtctgaatactttccgtacccactgtacaTCCTGATGAAGACTCAAATGGCAGATTCCTGCTCTCTCCCTCAACCAAATCAGAGGGCTTGTATTCTGTTTACGCAAAAGACACAGGTCTTCaagtcaaatgttgtgtgtCCTTTGTTTTTGTGCCCTATTTGCATGGACATGCTTCGATGCATTGAAAACAGCTCTCAGTGAAGCCACACcctaaaaaaattaaaaataaataaataaccttagaaacaaactgaaatctaTTTGTCGCTAACTGAAAATTACAAGCCacagttttccttttctttttctttttttcagcacatttgCTTGTTAGACCTTCTGAAATGCTAGGATGTGTTGGAGACCGAACAAAGCATAAGGGACCTTAACATGCCAGCACCTTTAATGTGTAAACCTGTTCATTTGATTGGGCAGACAGATAATGGGGGACAGCTGGTTCTGGATGTCCGGTGAAGCCATGGATTTTACCAAATGGCAGGACGATTCTGCCCCCCAACGTGTGAGTCACGCCTGCGGAGCTGTAGCCAGAGGAGAGAGCTTCCTGTGGAAAGACAGGCCGTGTGAGGAGCACCTCAACTTTATCTGCCATTCAGGTGAGGGTATCACCTCACACCTTAAATATCCGCACATTCTGTATTCCAACAGAATATATAAaactttcctgtttttgtgcCTCAGGTGGCGAGGATGGAGCACATAGAGTGTATTTCTACAGCAGCCGCCAAGACCCACATACCTAGTACTTTAGGGTTCTATTAGAGCCTACAGCGCAGTAACAGGCTTAAACTAATTATAGGAGATATCTTCTCACATTCAGCATATtgaggaaatacattttaaatgtttgtaatcAAGTCAAGACTTCACCTGTCAAATAAGGAGGAtagtataaaaaataagaataaaatgctaaatatcAGAGAAGAATTGATCCCAAATGATTTGAGCCTGAACCTAGAAACAAAACTGAACCTTCAactttttctcaacattttaactttttataatttgttataaaaagaaaatcttctcccttctatattttttaattacccCCTGGACaaatagaggttttttttaattgaattgaatttatttccCTCATGTCCAATACTTCTTggacagtttgtttttaagtcaaaGAAAGCCTCTTAAACTCCCTACACCACTTGTatcacacccacctgtcaatcatgtcagctacgcgtctaactatggataacacatatcgttTTCAAGATCAAAATGgagcagtttattttttttttaataaccccTTGTACTGTGTGTGCCAGTAATGACAATCACAAATcagatctgttttttatttttatttatttatttattttctgcattaaaaattgcttttttttcctgttgtgtgtgtgtgacttccggtgttcctggagtcaGCCTGAAGCGGACACTTGAGGAGCCACTTCAGCgttggctttattttttttttttttttttttttactgtttctgcatttttcatGTGTTGGACCAAATATAATATCACTGTTAACATTGATTCCATTTAAACTGAGTTCAAATCCTATTTGAAAATCATTGTAAACTCATTATTTATACTCACTacaatatttattatatatatatctacaaaGGTGTGAAATTTGACATCATAATTATCCCATGCTAAGTTTAACTTTCACTTCAGCTGGTGTATAATGTGTGAGATGTCTCGTAGTTTAGAAATTCAGACTTGATTTAAGGATATCAATATTCATCACATCACTATAGTTCATTTTGCTTTGAAATAAATAGACGATGTAACAGTTCTGTACATGTATCCTGTTGTTAGCCTTTAGAATAAATCTATTTATACATAAAGTGCTTGTGGGTCTTAAGATGTTAAAATATGCAAGAAGTGTCTTGTGTGTCTTGCCGTGTAAGTGAAGTTGAACCTCTCTGTTATTTCACCTGCAGTCACTAGTGGAGCAGAAGAGGGATCAAATAAAGAATTTCTCAGCCTCAGGAGTGTCTGTGATTCTGATTTACCTGCTCATGCCTTCTCTTTCCAGCAGGATTGAGTGAGACAGAGATGCAGGACACACCCAGAGACAGGGCTGGACGGGGATTTACCTCGTTCTTCTTGTCATACATGTACTGGTTCTTTAtgatgtgtgtgggtgtgtctgtgtttgtgtgtgcactttttACAGCATTGTcccaagagaagaagagattggggtttttttggaaacataatttaaaatctcaaaatttcaaaatttccagaggcgctgcttgtcaaccgGCATGGcgggcaactgcttggggccccagaccagtataggggggcccctgagggctaacaaactttaaaccaaagcagtggcaacaaaatgttcaaattttgcaatgacagtaggagacCTCCTTcaggggccccatctgacagcactcactctcgttgccctgctgagcGTTGTATTATTGCGGTGAAAagcaaagtttgtcaatgaaagttaaaaaaaatggaggggGAAACTAATTAATGAATTCTCAAATATGGTATGACCAAttacgacagagcggatcggccgaccaatcagagcagacttggcccacgtggggtcttgCAGTGTGGGCACAACAGAGCGTCAGAGCGGAGAGGGTGCACAGgaacagtacatgaaaacaaacacgcTTTTTGAACATTAGCGATTGTGAACGTACTTTAGTAGgcacataaattaaatatatgaacccataAAAGGGCATAAAATGACCTCTTTAAGAGTCCAATGGACGCTTACTTTTTCAAACCTTTTACATCAACAAGTTAAGATAACTATGTTTTAAAATTTGAATGCTGAAGCCAAAGGATGCAACAATAAAAGCAACATGTAAAGAGTGTACCTGGAGTTGTGAGGAGACATGCTCTCCCTGAATGAAGAGACGAATCAGAGAAAAATGGGTGATGACATCCCTGAGCTCAGAAATGTAGCTTCTAGCATGATATTTATGATACAATCTGTTTCCATTTCCATCTGTAAACAAGTATCCACCAGGAAGTTATCCATGTTAAGGAGGGTGTTCAGACTTTTTAccctggggcactgacttatgcaaAAGGTGGCATGacgtatatactgtatgtatcactcctcttttttttataaacgaCAACAAAATGATAAACACAGAAAGTCTGAGAACAAAATTGGGTTACTTCTTATTgga is a window from the Labrus mixtus chromosome 23, fLabMix1.1, whole genome shotgun sequence genome containing:
- the LOC132958806 gene encoding lithostathine-1-beta-like; translation: MLLNGRNVTVVGERLCWSDALLYCRRHHWDLLSILSREEQSEVEQLLSRGSFLLTDHVWLGLRRQIMGDSWFWMSGEAMDFTKWQDDSAPQRVSHACGAVARGESFLWKDRPCEEHLNFICHSGGEDGAHRVYFYSSRQDPHT